In the Pseudanabaena sp. PCC 7367 genome, one interval contains:
- a CDS encoding TIGR03943 family putative permease subunit: MPARRPANPAPKLSPLKLIAPWLDTLAIAAWGLLFFKLWFTQELFLLIHPNYMWLTIVAGVILLIFAGFEGVRVAKRRRYFSTASHTTILLPSLGSSLLLVVAILGLLISPRAFASDMALQRGVNETLRDTRSNPESFRANRKPEDRTLIEWVRTLNVYPEPDAYNGQAADVIGFVVHPESMPANYFVVTRFVITCCAADAYPVGLPVRVESTVDRANFKPDQWVQVEGQMITEELEGQRQLVIASNKITPVDRPKKPYDY, from the coding sequence ATGCCTGCAAGACGACCAGCTAATCCAGCTCCTAAGCTATCCCCCCTTAAACTAATTGCGCCCTGGCTTGATACCCTGGCGATCGCGGCCTGGGGCTTATTATTCTTCAAACTCTGGTTCACCCAGGAACTCTTCCTGTTGATCCATCCCAACTACATGTGGTTGACGATCGTGGCAGGTGTAATTCTGTTGATCTTTGCTGGATTCGAGGGAGTACGAGTAGCTAAACGCCGTCGCTATTTCAGCACTGCATCGCACACTACCATCCTGTTGCCTAGCCTCGGTAGCTCTTTGCTTTTAGTTGTGGCAATTTTGGGGCTGTTGATTTCACCACGCGCCTTTGCTAGCGATATGGCCTTGCAGCGAGGGGTGAATGAAACCTTGCGGGATACGCGATCGAACCCAGAATCATTTCGTGCCAATCGGAAGCCGGAAGATCGCACCCTGATTGAGTGGGTCAGAACCTTAAATGTTTATCCTGAGCCTGATGCCTATAATGGTCAGGCTGCCGATGTAATTGGGTTTGTGGTGCATCCTGAATCGATGCCAGCCAACTATTTTGTGGTCACCCGGTTTGTAATTACCTGTTGCGCGGCAGATGCCTACCCGGTGGGCTTACCGGTTAGGGTTGAAAGTACTGTCGATCGCGCCAATTTTAAACCGGATCAATGGGTGCAAGTGGAAGGGCAAATGATTACAGAAGAACTAGAGGGGCAAAGGCAATTAGTGATCGCTTCAAATAAAATCACCCCTGTCGATCGACCCAAAAAACCCTATGATTATTAG
- a CDS encoding permease, which produces MNQISNAFTLFLSLMVEAVPFLLLGVLLSSLLLLFVDERKLIASLPKHPFLGALSGSLFGFLFPVCECGNVPVARRLIAQGAPASVAVGFLLAAPTINPVVIWATWVAFRDQPEIVVLRVVLSLIVATTIGCVFSTQKDIRPLLQPALCRTMPELVNDSLGQTDTKDTRDASSGQGAKLLQTGTFILGEPNQPLDMGALAFDAAAIRNKPWGDRMRLFVENTIGEMRELGGVLVLGSAIAAIIQVGVPREIIISLGQGPVTSIIAMMVLAAVVSICSTVDAFFALSFASSFTSGSLLAFLVFGPTIDIKAIGLTMSIFKRRAIIYLFILVAQLVFFMCLFINLNIA; this is translated from the coding sequence ATGAATCAGATCAGTAATGCTTTTACGCTATTTCTGAGCTTAATGGTTGAGGCAGTGCCCTTCTTGTTACTAGGGGTTTTGCTTTCCAGCCTGCTGCTGTTGTTTGTGGATGAGCGCAAGTTAATTGCTTCGCTACCCAAGCACCCATTTTTGGGAGCTTTGTCTGGTAGTCTGTTTGGCTTTTTATTCCCGGTGTGTGAATGTGGGAATGTGCCAGTGGCCAGGCGTTTGATCGCTCAGGGCGCGCCTGCTTCGGTGGCAGTTGGGTTTCTTCTTGCCGCCCCCACCATTAACCCGGTCGTGATCTGGGCTACCTGGGTCGCCTTCCGCGATCAACCAGAGATTGTGGTTTTGCGGGTGGTGTTGTCTTTGATTGTGGCCACCACGATCGGTTGTGTGTTTAGTACCCAAAAGGACATTCGCCCCCTGTTGCAACCAGCTCTCTGTCGCACTATGCCTGAGCTAGTTAATGACTCGCTAGGACAGACAGATACTAAAGATACTAGGGATGCTTCGAGCGGCCAAGGTGCAAAATTATTGCAAACTGGTACTTTTATTCTGGGGGAACCAAATCAACCCCTGGATATGGGAGCGCTGGCCTTTGACGCAGCGGCGATTCGCAATAAGCCCTGGGGCGATCGGATGCGCTTATTTGTAGAAAATACGATCGGTGAAATGCGCGAGCTGGGCGGTGTATTGGTTTTGGGTAGTGCGATCGCGGCGATCATTCAAGTTGGTGTCCCCCGCGAAATTATTATTAGCCTGGGGCAAGGGCCAGTCACTTCGATTATTGCGATGATGGTGCTGGCGGCGGTAGTTTCGATCTGCTCAACCGTTGATGCCTTCTTTGCCCTCTCGTTCGCCTCTTCTTTTACCAGTGGTTCGCTGCTGGCGTTTCTGGTGTTTGGTCCTACGATCGACATCAAGGCGATCGGCTTAACCATGTCGATTTTTAAGCGCCGCGCGATCATTTATTTATTCATTCTGGTAGCGCAGTTAGTATTTTTCATGTGCCTGTTTATTAATCTAAATATTGCTTGA
- a CDS encoding HEAT repeat domain-containing protein, translating to MNKSDWDQQQDDTRFEPPKLENYRISSRSTHEHRRIQAAPEIGGMASILAEFDAATRSDQFSRVLQKLISCRQNVVPELIARLESSDLAVAKKASLALGYLRSPQAVPSLARVAQKPFLPVHWHAASALGCIGTSEAIGFLVKLLRHPSDQVQASAARALSRGNLPAVSPLVDALKNGNDLVKMHAAHSLGKINSPLAVPALIKALDNQVKAIRLESAWALGQIRSPLAANALAARLTDTDISVQSQSAQALKSIGAPAMPALVNMLNNEASNTRSVAVRTLGQMGIEEVIPVLVEVLRNDSFPYVRCDAATALGEIGSYDAVFHLAQTLKDSDRAVRNSAARALRKINSPEAQKFLKTHHQAVNVPRYSVASMRSPDTIRLDDDDLTILQ from the coding sequence ATGAATAAGTCAGATTGGGATCAGCAACAGGATGACACCAGGTTTGAGCCACCAAAATTAGAGAACTATCGCATATCGTCGCGTTCTACACATGAGCATAGGCGGATTCAAGCTGCGCCAGAAATAGGTGGGATGGCCTCGATTCTGGCTGAATTTGATGCTGCAACCCGTTCTGATCAGTTTTCGCGGGTATTGCAAAAACTAATTTCTTGTCGCCAGAATGTAGTACCAGAATTGATTGCCAGGTTAGAGAGTAGTGACTTAGCGGTTGCCAAGAAAGCCTCCTTAGCATTGGGATATTTGCGATCGCCTCAAGCGGTTCCCAGTCTGGCCAGGGTTGCCCAAAAGCCGTTTTTGCCGGTGCATTGGCATGCCGCCAGTGCCTTGGGGTGTATTGGCACCTCTGAAGCGATCGGTTTTTTGGTCAAACTACTGCGCCATCCTTCTGATCAGGTGCAGGCTTCGGCTGCCAGGGCACTCAGTCGGGGTAATTTACCTGCCGTTTCGCCCCTGGTTGATGCGCTCAAAAATGGCAATGATCTAGTCAAAATGCATGCGGCACATTCCCTGGGAAAAATTAATTCACCACTGGCGGTGCCCGCTTTAATTAAGGCTCTGGATAATCAAGTCAAAGCAATCCGACTAGAGTCAGCCTGGGCGTTGGGGCAAATTCGATCGCCCCTGGCAGCTAACGCCCTGGCCGCAAGACTAACCGATACGGATATTAGTGTGCAATCCCAATCGGCGCAAGCGCTCAAAAGCATTGGTGCTCCGGCAATGCCAGCCCTGGTGAACATGCTCAATAATGAAGCTAGTAATACCCGCAGTGTGGCGGTGCGGACATTGGGGCAAATGGGGATCGAAGAGGTGATTCCGGTTCTGGTGGAAGTTTTACGCAATGATAGTTTTCCCTATGTGCGGTGTGATGCGGCCACTGCCCTGGGCGAAATTGGCAGCTATGATGCAGTGTTCCACCTGGCGCAGACACTTAAGGATAGCGATCGGGCGGTGCGTAACTCAGCGGCGCGGGCACTCCGCAAAATCAATAGTCCTGAAGCCCAGAAATTCCTAAAAACCCATCATCAGGCCGTTAATGTACCCAGATACTCAGTGGCCTCGATGCGATCGCCCGACACAATTCGCTTGGATGATGATGACTTAACCATTCTGCAATGA
- a CDS encoding translocation/assembly module TamB domain-containing protein, which produces MSQGTSRSPEPPNPGSSPRSKKWGRLGISLALSLTAAGLGAFWYGRYFLNQRLAPLIEAELEETLQRPVELGEVERVGLGGVKFGDSIVPATDDQANFLVADAIDVQLDLWSYFRSSQVGLDIVVESPQVFLRQDPDGDFLPEIAARDSDGQQGAIDLRTVTIKDAKVTLQTEDLNGLVSLSEVNVSSNWSITDPNAQSVEFNGAGKVVVPNIARTEAVPEPVDLAAAIAAQPTNSGSVSITGNWDLTTGAGNIQTQSQNLLVTAVDGFIPQLPFSLIRGRVDGDLNVAIRPGTTGPEIYGDLKVRDTVVTVPSVPEPFTDITGRVVIDGSDLNLEGLSAQYETLVAQADGTISPTAGLNLNVALAPTDIATAIDSFSAEGSELPVEITGEIEATATITGSLKDPQISANFNSTQDVVVDRVTLRDLSGVVVNEGLTNFKFNSITATPVLADGQVPGSSGSLQGSGEIRLPEGNNPPEVLFAFNLSDFTAEAIAATYEFDLPIAVGTLATAVQVYGNFNNLQVVAQVDAPAAEYPTSAEVLLAGNVATIRDTVVQLPIGSVGVNGSINLTGDRAWQATVTTNNIALDTFSPGQRGVVSGVINLDSPTGSFELAQINANADLSLPEGAAVIVDPIAARLNWNGNSLQIPSLSVGNYLTGSGQVALVFNDQQLPTDIASINLDLDANNVSVSRLSSFVPQLAGISSGVVNFNGNIAGALDDLEINGDVSLTNLAVGQMASAFLPQNANENAPTPTGTIAFNGKVAGPITNPQLEGNVQLNNLSVEDVAFEPTLSGPLSYNQAAGLNMDLQGSQDRIALNLDSNFQPTSFNVQLDQATATGERIAENRLAIDINNLPVPLVTAIAGQSGNYDGSISGQLVADFGGTDGASAVSVTGDVAIDRPRFGRVQAEQATAKLAYTNGNLRITDGVIDLSPYIDEQSQYRFDLAYLPGADTPLQANFAIDRGRVQDVFATLQWFQLTDIASGIDIPEYGNAADLASLPDVGVENQNFYSQLEYFSQINARIDQRETIIAAENRNLPPLEQFTGQIDGQVSVTSADTIGIKFDVTGSDWEYGKFAIDDVIAKGSFIGDEVTIETLRMESIDDQGRVAYGQITDATLGLQQQTGRIELANFPIESLRPLGVFDTIPVEVSGDANGVATIGGNIFNPSLSGDLTLADATINRQPLESVSGNFDFASGRFRFDSTFLVSGPEPVLISGDIPFRPPGALVSGGRDIDLTIEVKNEGLAVVNIFSEAVRWEDGMGRASLVVSGTKRRPMVQGEVVLDDATITLAALPEPITDLSGDVAFSRDRLAANLTGLFSDGEVTANGVLAVSDPNLISPADPDFDRPLTVSANSLQLELKDLYSGGVNGFFEVRGAALDPLIGGTVALSRGRILITNRQARQGTDNNNAVNIGFNQLMVRLTNDVQVTVPPVLNLLAEGEIVVNGAFNDIRPEGRVNILRGQLNAISARFRLDRSHENYAEFLPNNGLNPNLDVRMRGAVPEVTRAPVPTSPLDPFEPDKIPVSNLGSQRTIDVVASVTGSAQNPNIELRSTPPRTEAEILALIGGGILEGGNANPTAALVNLAGGTIIGFLQDAIGDALNLSEFNLRPATSDTEGSESTLGLAAEAAIDISNDFSVSVSTILNDPSQATNYTLRYRLNPNTLIRGNIDNEGREGFAIEYENRF; this is translated from the coding sequence GTGAGCCAGGGAACATCACGATCGCCAGAACCACCAAATCCTGGATCGAGTCCTAGATCAAAAAAATGGGGACGCTTGGGCATTAGCCTGGCTCTAAGCCTAACTGCGGCTGGGTTAGGAGCTTTTTGGTATGGTCGCTATTTTCTCAATCAGCGCCTAGCTCCACTGATAGAGGCAGAATTAGAAGAAACCCTCCAAAGACCGGTTGAGCTGGGGGAAGTTGAGCGGGTTGGCCTGGGTGGGGTCAAGTTTGGTGATTCGATCGTGCCTGCCACTGATGATCAGGCTAATTTTTTGGTGGCGGATGCGATCGATGTGCAGCTTGATCTATGGAGCTATTTTCGTAGTTCCCAGGTAGGTCTGGATATTGTGGTAGAAAGCCCACAGGTATTTTTGCGTCAAGACCCCGACGGAGATTTTCTGCCAGAAATTGCGGCGCGTGACTCGGATGGGCAACAGGGGGCGATCGATCTGCGCACCGTCACAATCAAAGATGCCAAGGTGACGCTGCAAACCGAAGACCTCAATGGGTTGGTGTCGCTGAGCGAAGTGAACGTGAGTAGCAATTGGTCGATCACTGACCCCAATGCCCAAAGCGTAGAATTTAATGGCGCTGGTAAGGTGGTGGTGCCGAATATCGCCCGCACTGAAGCGGTTCCTGAGCCGGTTGATTTGGCAGCAGCGATCGCCGCTCAACCCACCAATAGCGGTTCGGTATCGATTACTGGTAACTGGGATCTCACCACTGGCGCAGGTAATATTCAAACCCAATCGCAAAATCTTTTGGTCACTGCTGTCGATGGCTTTATCCCCCAACTACCATTTTCATTGATTCGGGGTCGGGTCGATGGCGATCTAAATGTAGCAATTCGTCCCGGTACAACCGGCCCAGAGATCTATGGCGATCTCAAGGTGCGCGATACGGTGGTAACTGTGCCCTCGGTGCCGGAACCATTCACAGATATTACCGGGCGGGTGGTGATCGATGGCTCGGATCTTAACCTGGAGGGGCTATCGGCTCAGTATGAAACCCTGGTGGCTCAAGCGGATGGGACGATCAGCCCTACGGCTGGCTTAAACTTGAATGTAGCCCTGGCACCCACTGATATTGCCACCGCGATCGACAGCTTTTCCGCAGAGGGGAGCGAGTTGCCCGTAGAAATCACTGGTGAAATTGAAGCCACCGCAACCATAACTGGCAGTCTGAAAGATCCGCAAATTTCTGCTAATTTTAATTCCACCCAGGATGTGGTGGTCGATCGCGTCACCCTTAGAGATCTCAGCGGCGTGGTGGTAAATGAAGGACTAACTAACTTTAAATTCAATAGCATTACCGCTACTCCAGTGCTAGCCGATGGGCAAGTACCTGGTAGCAGTGGCAGTTTGCAGGGATCGGGCGAAATTCGGTTGCCAGAGGGTAATAACCCACCGGAAGTGCTGTTTGCCTTTAATTTAAGTGACTTCACTGCCGAGGCGATCGCCGCTACCTATGAATTTGACCTGCCGATCGCAGTGGGGACGCTGGCTACTGCGGTGCAAGTCTATGGCAATTTTAATAACTTGCAGGTGGTGGCTCAGGTTGATGCGCCTGCGGCTGAATATCCCACCAGTGCTGAGGTTCTATTAGCAGGTAATGTGGCCACGATCCGCGATACGGTGGTGCAGTTGCCGATCGGTTCGGTGGGTGTGAATGGCAGCATCAATCTCACTGGCGATCGCGCCTGGCAGGCTACTGTCACTACCAATAACATTGCCCTGGATACCTTCTCTCCTGGGCAGCGCGGTGTAGTTTCTGGGGTAATTAATCTTGATAGTCCCACTGGCAGCTTTGAACTGGCACAGATTAATGCCAATGCTGATCTGAGTTTGCCAGAGGGGGCAGCAGTGATTGTCGATCCGATCGCGGCGCGGCTGAACTGGAACGGCAATAGCTTGCAAATCCCCAGCCTTAGTGTGGGCAATTATTTAACTGGTTCTGGCCAGGTGGCGCTTGTTTTCAATGACCAGCAATTACCCACCGACATCGCCTCAATCAACCTGGATCTAGATGCCAATAATGTCAGTGTGAGCCGCTTAAGCTCGTTTGTACCCCAGTTGGCTGGTATAAGTTCTGGCGTAGTTAATTTCAACGGTAATATTGCTGGCGCGCTGGATGATTTAGAAATAAACGGCGACGTTAGTTTAACTAATCTGGCGGTAGGACAAATGGCCAGCGCCTTCCTGCCCCAAAATGCCAACGAAAATGCACCCACTCCAACCGGAACGATCGCCTTTAATGGCAAGGTTGCTGGCCCGATTACAAATCCCCAACTAGAAGGTAATGTTCAGCTTAATAATCTCAGTGTGGAGGATGTGGCGTTTGAACCTACTTTGTCAGGGCCGCTCAGCTACAATCAGGCTGCTGGCTTAAACATGGACTTGCAGGGCAGTCAGGATCGGATCGCCCTGAATCTGGACTCCAACTTCCAACCAACTAGTTTTAATGTTCAGCTTGACCAGGCCACCGCAACCGGTGAGCGGATTGCCGAAAATCGCCTGGCGATCGATATCAACAATTTGCCAGTGCCATTGGTTACCGCGATCGCTGGCCAGTCCGGTAATTACGATGGCAGTATTTCCGGCCAATTAGTGGCTGATTTTGGTGGCACGGATGGTGCATCGGCGGTGAGCGTAACTGGGGATGTGGCGATCGATCGGCCTCGGTTTGGTCGGGTGCAGGCTGAGCAGGCCACCGCGAAATTGGCCTACACCAATGGCAATTTGCGTATTACCGATGGCGTAATTGATCTTTCACCCTACATCGATGAACAAAGCCAATATCGGTTTGATTTGGCCTATTTACCAGGAGCAGACACACCGCTTCAGGCTAACTTTGCGATCGATCGCGGTCGAGTGCAAGATGTCTTTGCCACCCTGCAATGGTTCCAACTCACTGATATTGCCTCTGGCATTGATATCCCTGAATATGGCAACGCCGCCGACCTGGCCAGCCTTCCTGATGTTGGGGTTGAGAATCAAAATTTCTATTCACAACTGGAATATTTCTCGCAGATCAATGCCCGCATCGATCAACGGGAGACAATCATTGCCGCTGAAAACCGCAATTTGCCACCATTAGAGCAATTCACTGGCCAGATTGACGGTCAAGTTAGTGTCACCAGTGCCGACACGATCGGGATTAAGTTTGATGTGACTGGTTCCGATTGGGAATATGGCAAGTTTGCGATCGATGATGTGATTGCTAAGGGTAGTTTCATTGGTGATGAAGTCACAATCGAAACTCTGCGGATGGAATCGATCGACGATCAAGGACGGGTCGCCTATGGCCAGATTACTGATGCAACGCTTGGCCTCCAACAACAGACTGGCCGGATTGAATTGGCCAACTTCCCGATCGAATCCTTGCGGCCGTTGGGTGTATTTGACACAATCCCAGTCGAGGTTTCCGGCGATGCCAATGGTGTAGCCACGATCGGCGGCAATATATTTAATCCCAGCTTGAGCGGAGACCTAACCCTGGCCGATGCCACGATTAATCGTCAACCCCTAGAATCAGTCAGTGGCAACTTTGATTTTGCCAGCGGCAGATTTAGATTTGATAGCACTTTCTTGGTCTCTGGACCTGAACCCGTTCTTATCTCTGGTGATATTCCTTTCCGCCCACCTGGGGCACTGGTAAGTGGTGGTCGAGATATCGATCTTACAATTGAAGTCAAAAATGAAGGCTTAGCCGTAGTCAATATTTTCAGTGAAGCGGTGCGCTGGGAAGACGGCATGGGACGAGCTAGCTTAGTTGTTTCCGGTACTAAAAGACGACCGATGGTACAGGGTGAAGTAGTGCTGGATGATGCCACGATTACCCTGGCAGCTTTGCCGGAGCCGATTACCGATTTATCTGGGGATGTGGCCTTCAGCCGCGATCGCCTGGCTGCTAATTTAACTGGCCTGTTCAGTGATGGCGAAGTTACTGCTAATGGGGTGCTAGCGGTTTCCGATCCCAACCTGATTAGCCCTGCTGACCCTGATTTCGATCGCCCCCTCACTGTGTCGGCCAATAGTTTACAGCTAGAACTCAAAGATCTATATTCTGGTGGCGTAAATGGCTTCTTTGAAGTGCGCGGCGCGGCTCTAGACCCATTAATTGGCGGTACGGTGGCGCTATCGCGGGGTCGCATTTTGATCACTAATCGTCAGGCACGTCAGGGTACGGATAATAATAATGCTGTCAATATAGGCTTCAATCAATTGATGGTGCGATTGACCAATGATGTGCAGGTGACGGTGCCACCGGTTTTGAATTTGCTGGCGGAAGGGGAAATTGTGGTAAATGGCGCGTTCAACGATATTCGGCCGGAAGGCAGGGTGAATATTCTGCGCGGTCAACTAAATGCGATCTCGGCTCGCTTCCGTCTCGATCGCTCCCATGAAAACTATGCTGAATTTTTGCCTAATAATGGTTTAAATCCAAATTTGGATGTGAGAATGCGGGGGGCAGTGCCAGAAGTGACCCGTGCGCCAGTACCTACTTCGCCCCTCGATCCGTTTGAGCCAGATAAAATTCCGGTCAGCAATTTGGGATCGCAACGTACCATTGACGTGGTGGCCTCTGTGACTGGCTCAGCCCAAAACCCCAACATTGAATTACGCAGTACCCCACCCCGCACCGAAGCCGAGATTCTGGCGCTGATTGGTGGTGGCATTTTGGAAGGCGGGAATGCCAACCCTACCGCAGCACTGGTGAATTTAGCTGGTGGCACGATTATAGGCTTCTTGCAGGATGCGATCGGCGATGCCTTGAACCTGTCTGAGTTTAATTTGCGACCAGCCACCTCTGATACAGAGGGTTCCGAAAGTACCTTAGGCTTGGCGGCAGAGGCAGCGATCGATATTAGCAATGACTTCTCGGTGTCGGTGAGTACGATCTTAAATGATCCTTCGCAAGCCACTAACTACACCCTGCGTTATCGACTCAATCCCAATACCCTGATTCGGGGTAACATCGATAATGAAGGTCGTGAGGGATTTGCGATCGAATATGAAAACCGTTTCTAG
- a CDS encoding proteasome-type protease: MTYCLGIITESGLVMAADSRTNAGVDYVSTYRKLFDFSIAGDRVILLATSGNLSVTQEALSMLEKDIKTGSDPNLHNLTSMYEIAAYVGKKVRQIQEQHRQWLEKDQIDYQCSLLLGGQLQDEAPELYLIYSQGNFIQATQETPFLQIGETKYGKPLLDRTITYQTPWRAAAKCALLSIDSTMKSNISVGPPINLIGYEHNSFQINHQLTLKLGAPYLVKIRKSWESVVKEAFDRMPDIDWDHHQEAAIDEATENMFVD; the protein is encoded by the coding sequence ATGACCTATTGTCTTGGCATTATTACCGAGTCCGGGCTAGTGATGGCGGCGGACTCGCGCACCAACGCGGGGGTAGATTATGTGTCTACCTATCGCAAACTATTTGACTTTTCGATCGCAGGCGATCGCGTTATTTTGTTGGCTACGTCTGGCAATCTGTCGGTGACCCAGGAAGCCCTGAGTATGCTGGAAAAGGACATCAAAACTGGCTCTGATCCAAATTTGCATAATCTGACCAGCATGTATGAGATCGCTGCCTATGTGGGTAAAAAGGTGCGCCAGATTCAGGAACAACATCGGCAATGGTTGGAAAAAGACCAGATTGATTATCAATGTAGTTTGCTGCTGGGTGGTCAACTGCAAGACGAAGCGCCGGAGCTTTATTTAATTTATAGTCAGGGAAATTTCATTCAAGCCACTCAAGAAACACCGTTTTTACAAATTGGCGAGACTAAGTATGGTAAGCCCCTGCTCGATCGCACGATTACCTATCAAACCCCCTGGCGAGCGGCGGCTAAATGTGCGTTGCTGTCGATCGATTCGACGATGAAATCTAATATTTCAGTGGGGCCACCAATTAATTTGATTGGCTACGAACATAATTCTTTCCAGATTAACCATCAACTAACCCTGAAGTTGGGTGCGCCCTATTTAGTTAAGATTCGCAAGTCCTGGGAATCAGTGGTGAAGGAAGCCTTTGATCGAATGCCGGACATTGATTGGGATCATCATCAAGAAGCGGCGATTGATGAAGCAACAGAGAATATGTTTGTGGATTAG
- a CDS encoding MBL fold metallo-hydrolase, translating into MANTTTKQQFGRVKRKLTLGALSTFGALTAMLAIAPLSPKSPDRLVSGDLSGDRISLPSMSLATTAAHAQDSAALNLQWLGHMSFLINGNGNTILTHPFKPAGCTAFFPEPKKQSDLVLISSRLLDEGYVTNLEKQTKLLYQPGAYSLINTNFQGIRMDHDRIGGKRFGMNVAWRWEQSGVSVLHLGGAAAPLAPDQRILIGRPDVLIIPIGGGPKSYNAQEAAAVVNSLNPKLVIPTYYRTRGANANCELGSIDDFLAQLPNTPVRQVGSSNISITSGNLPQATTIAVLTPPATTDNNSQDQAEETEAATLDEDAENNQTEEAPAE; encoded by the coding sequence ATGGCGAATACAACAACTAAGCAGCAGTTTGGCCGGGTAAAGCGGAAACTTACCCTGGGAGCATTGAGTACGTTTGGTGCATTGACGGCGATGTTAGCGATCGCGCCTTTATCACCTAAGTCACCCGATCGACTGGTAAGTGGCGATCTAAGTGGCGATCGTATTTCTTTACCAAGTATGTCTTTAGCAACTACGGCGGCTCATGCCCAGGATAGTGCTGCCCTGAACTTGCAATGGCTAGGGCATATGTCATTTTTGATCAATGGCAATGGTAATACTATTCTGACCCATCCCTTTAAGCCAGCCGGATGTACGGCCTTCTTCCCGGAACCTAAGAAACAAAGCGATCTGGTCTTGATTAGTTCGCGCCTCCTCGATGAAGGCTATGTGACCAATCTGGAAAAACAAACTAAGCTTCTTTATCAACCCGGTGCCTATTCGCTGATTAACACCAATTTTCAAGGCATCCGTATGGATCACGATCGCATCGGTGGTAAGCGCTTTGGTATGAATGTGGCCTGGCGGTGGGAACAATCTGGAGTTAGCGTTTTACATCTAGGTGGGGCAGCGGCTCCCCTGGCTCCGGATCAGCGTATTTTGATTGGTCGGCCCGATGTTTTAATCATTCCGATCGGCGGTGGTCCAAAATCTTATAACGCCCAAGAAGCTGCTGCTGTAGTAAATAGCCTCAATCCCAAATTAGTTATTCCTACTTACTATCGCACTAGGGGCGCAAATGCTAATTGCGAACTTGGTTCGATCGATGATTTCCTGGCACAGCTACCTAATACCCCGGTGCGGCAGGTGGGTAGCTCCAATATATCGATCACTTCTGGCAATCTGCCCCAGGCTACTACGATCGCGGTTTTGACTCCTCCCGCTACTACTGACAATAATAGTCAGGATCAAGCAGAAGAGACCGAGGCTGCAACCTTGGATGAGGATGCGGAAAATAATCAAACAGAAGAAGCTCCTGCGGAGTAG
- a CDS encoding anthranilate synthase component II: MILVIDNYDSFTYNLVQYLGELLPEFPHLGEILVKRNDEISIAAVQEMAPAGVVISPGPGRPEDAGVSLDIIKEMGSTTPILGVCLGHQCLGLVYGGKVGAAPYLMHGKTSEIHHAGTGVMAGLREPFTATRYHSLVIDRDSCPDQLEVTAWTEDDIIMAVRHRQYPHIQGVQFHPESILTSAGKDLLRNFLASLPV, encoded by the coding sequence TTGATTCTGGTAATCGATAATTACGACAGCTTTACCTATAATCTGGTGCAATATCTAGGCGAGTTGCTGCCAGAATTTCCCCACCTTGGTGAAATATTAGTCAAGCGCAATGATGAAATCTCGATCGCCGCAGTTCAAGAAATGGCTCCGGCTGGTGTAGTGATTTCGCCTGGTCCCGGTCGCCCTGAAGATGCTGGCGTATCGCTAGATATTATTAAGGAAATGGGGTCAACTACGCCGATCCTAGGCGTTTGTTTGGGGCATCAATGTCTGGGATTGGTCTATGGCGGCAAGGTTGGTGCTGCGCCTTATTTGATGCATGGCAAAACCTCAGAAATTCACCATGCGGGGACTGGCGTAATGGCAGGACTACGAGAGCCATTTACCGCCACCCGCTACCACAGTTTAGTAATCGATCGTGATAGCTGCCCTGATCAGCTAGAAGTTACGGCCTGGACTGAGGATGACATCATTATGGCAGTGCGCCATCGCCAATATCCCCATATTCAGGGTGTGCAATTCCATCCAGAGAGTATACTTACAAGTGCTGGCAAAGATTTATTGCGGAACTTTCTAGCTAGTTTGCCAGTCTAG